A single region of the Nomia melanderi isolate GNS246 chromosome 12, iyNomMela1, whole genome shotgun sequence genome encodes:
- the LOC116426375 gene encoding tetratricopeptide repeat protein 27-like, whose translation MDNLNRNKMQHEEVEILLLTNFIHKQDYELPLHVKNVMNGRYAHVVNNTLDSNFIELCSINNISELIHNGIEKEIISHDYWLCMGIASLLYFVQYNWTGPQTDEDIKWLKSQEQNALEHLSLHDECNTNMKKPELLYFSKIIFSNEILQNSCISCTWWLLRTNLLHQLVLNESSGMIFDEMEQLIEKINESFLLENQYCKALFYIEVAQFYFYYKRTQNSEKYVELAQKTAKLDLNLEGVLGKRTKHQQEDKAQLHLRIDAGTNQFPSRCCENLPKSLDLNDDVRLERTEFSENVEGTEFGTIEEAIILAKHIQLQLSQPKDKLTDEEIKPYLTAIIDHTKNWSLKMSSLFHRCSLESTDKRAVERSMMQLEYLIQELKNTIVPVAYRMDMFFASGLRPIWMFEQTWAHIMMNLGMIKGALDVFLKLELWEEVISCYNMLELKHKAAEVIRQEISKKPTVQLWCLLGDATQDTNHYETAWKLSNEKSSRTQRHWGLFYFAKKDYMEAIPHLKLSVELNNIQESVWIRLGFAALQVEDWKLAATAYRRYCALEQSTFEAWNNLAKAYIKLGDKGRAWKSLQDAIKCNYDRWQVWDNLMVVSIDLGHFSEVIHCYHRILDLKNNHLDIQVLDILTRAILNNVNDFDGNPAQRLLSKALELFGRISSLLLNNSHIWRMYGQLTALKNTDIDNEKAAQYLQQAHRAAVSDTTWFKQEESTENVLQLCCLLAEMYLRCASNCDVKKKRTLLASAKLSLQGVVKKVKDHDWKNEKIQTYLQESEESLNTIVNELEQIKLTT comes from the exons ATggataatttaaatagaaacaaaatgcAGCACGAAGAAGttgaaattctattattaacaaattttattcacaaGCAAg acTATGAACTGCCATTGCATGTAAAAAATGTAATGAACGGCCGATATGCTCATGTCGTAAATAATACATtagattcaaattttattgaGTTATGCAGTATTAACAATATCTCCGAATTAATACATAATGgtatagaaaaagaaataatctcACATGATTACTGGCTTTGTATGGGTATAgcttctttattatattttgtccaATATAATTGGACAGGCCCGCAAACCGATGAAGATATTAAGTGGTTAAAAAGTCAAGAACAAAATGCTCTAGAACATTTATCTTTACATGATGAATGTAACACAAATATGAAAAAGCCAGAGCTTCTTTACTTTTCGAAgataatattttccaatgaaattttacaaaattcttgTATAAGTTGTACATGGTGGTTATTAAGAACAAACCTTTTACATCAACttgttttaaatgaaagctCTGGCATGATATTTGATGAGATGgaacaattaattgaaaaaatcaatgaatcatttttattagaGAATCAATACTGCAAagcactgttttatatagaagtagcacaattttacttttattataaacgAACTCAGAATTCTGAAAAGTATGTTGAACTAGCTCAAAAGACAGCAAAATTGGATTTAAATCTGGAGGGTGTCTTAGGGAAACGCACAAAACATCAACAAGAAGATAAAGCTCAATTGCATTTAAGAATAGATGCAGGAACGAATCAATTTCCTTCCAGATGTTGCGAGAATTTACCAAAGTCTCTTGACTTGAATGATGACGTTAGACTAGAACGCACTGAATTTTCAGAAAATGTAGAAGGTACTGAATTTGGAACAATAGAAGAAGCAATCATTTTAGCAAAACA TATTCAATTGCAGTTGTCACAGCCAAAGGACAAGTTAACTGATGAAGAGATTAAACCTTATCTAACA GCTATAATAGATCATACAAAAAATTGGTCTTTAAAAATGAGTTCTCTCTTCCATCGTTGTTCATTGGAATCTACTGATAAGAGGGCTGTTGAACGATCGATGATGCAATTAGAATACTTGAtacaagaattaaaaaatacaatagttCCTGTTGCATATAGAATGGATATGTTCTTTGCAAGTGGACTTAGACCTATTTGGATGTTTGAACAAACATGGGCACATATCATGATGAATCTTGGGATGATAAAAGGAGCTCTAGATGTTTTCTTAAAGCTTGAATTATGGGAAGAAGTCATTTCATGTTACAATATGTTGGAATTGAAgcataaa gcAGCAGAAGTTATTCGTCAAGAAATATCTAAGAAACCCACAGTTCAATTATGGTGTTTGTTGGGTGATGCAACTCAAGACACTAATCATTACGAAACAGCATGGAAATTATCAAACGAAAAAAGTAGTCGCACTCAAAGACACTGGGgactattttattttgcaaaaaaaGAT tacATGGAGGCTATACCACATTTAAAATTATCAGTagaattaaataacattcaagAAAGTGTTTGGATAAGGCTTGGATTTGCAGCTTTACAAGTAGAAGATTGGAAATTAGCAGCCACAGCATACAGGCGTTACTGTGCTTTAGAACAATCA ACATTTGAGGCTTGGAACAACTTGGCAAAAGCTTACATAAAATTAGGCGATAAAGGAAGAGCGTGGAAATCTCTCCAGGATGCTATAAAATGCAACTATGACCGTTGGCAAGTTTGGGATAATCTAATGGTCGTTAGTATAGACTTAGGGCATTTCTCAGAA GTAATTCATTGTTATCACCGTATTTTGGATCTCAAAAATAATCATTTAGATATTCAAGTCCTTGATATATTAACTCGCGCTATATTGAATAATGTAAATGACTTTGATGGAAATCCTGCGCAAAGATTGCTTTCAAAAGCTTTAGAGTTGTTTGGAAGAATTAGTTCTCTTTTACTCAATAATTCCCACATCTGGAGAATGTATGGACAGCTTACAGCTCTTAAAAACACAGATATTGACAATGAAAAAGCAGCACAGTACTTGCAGCAAGCTCATCGTGCTGCTGTTTCAGATACCACATGGTTTAAACAAGAAGAATCTACGGAGAATGTACTGCAATTATGTTGTCTATTAGCAGAAATGTATCTACGTTGTGCTTCCAATTGTGATGTTAAGAAAAAACGCACATTGTTAGCAAGTGCAAAACTATCTCTTCAAGGAGTTGTAAAAAAAGTTAAAGATCATGAttggaaaaatgagaaaattcaAACATATTTACAAGAGAGCGAAGAATCTTTAAATACAATAGTAAATGAACtagaacaaataaaattaacaacttag
- the mdu gene encoding mitotic spindle positioning protein meduse isoform X2, producing the protein MPQALASGKLKRTTSTPQILEAVSLTQTTPSFTPKMTNGVISSRTTPTPLRFATAPSQKGLMHRFLATRGKIYKPKSAVNDTLTPPTTPTIALNPLSITAFNRSLTIQLEPDDEPKKPPVRKGYVPVEEKIQKELHEMKERENELRLMRSQMLAKSQPNLLDIGNDNDSDIYDGSSSLRSGTSSNTLNEDEVEKESKGKHKPNPRRRSTLIAQWENLIAAKRQTNDNGNENDLNF; encoded by the exons ATGCCTCAAGCATTGGCTTCCGGTAAATTGAAGAGAACAACGTCCACCCCGCAGATCCTGGAAGCGGTCAGTCTGACGCAGACGACGCCATCCTTCACGCCAAAGATGACCAACGGAGTGATATCGAGTCGCACCACCCCCACGCCTCTGCGGTTTGCCACTGCGCCCAGCCAGAAAGGGTTGATGCACAGGTTTCTCGCCACCCGGGGGAAAATTTACAAGCCGAAATCTGCGGTGAACGACACGCTGACACCACCCACAACGCCAACAATCGCCCTGAACCCGTTGAGCATCACAGCGTTCAACAGAAGCTTGACCATTCAACTGGAACCGGACGACGAGCCCAAGAAACCACCGGTCAGGAAGGGTTACGTCCCGGTGGAAGAGAAAATACAGAAAGAACTGCATGAAATGAAGGAACGGGAAAACGAACTCAG attAATGCGGTCGCAGATGCTAGCGAAGTCTCAGCCAAATCTGTTGGACATTGGAAACGACAATGATTCTGATATATACGATGGCTCGAGTTCATTAAGAAGTGGCACTTCGTCGAACACTTTAAACGAGGACGAAGTAGAAAAGGAAAGCAAAGGGAAACACAAG ccGAATCCACGACGTCGCAGCACCCTTATAGCACAATGGGAGAACCTGATAGCTGCAAAACGGCAAACCAACGATAATGgcaatgaaaatgatttaaacTTCTGA
- the mdu gene encoding mitotic spindle positioning protein meduse isoform X1 — MKMEADHRLEQLKKATDRIQKEIEEVTEREHELRNVGSIKTTSHETVDSKVRRMPQALASGKLKRTTSTPQILEAVSLTQTTPSFTPKMTNGVISSRTTPTPLRFATAPSQKGLMHRFLATRGKIYKPKSAVNDTLTPPTTPTIALNPLSITAFNRSLTIQLEPDDEPKKPPVRKGYVPVEEKIQKELHEMKERENELRLMRSQMLAKSQPNLLDIGNDNDSDIYDGSSSLRSGTSSNTLNEDEVEKESKGKHKPNPRRRSTLIAQWENLIAAKRQTNDNGNENDLNF; from the exons GCGGATCACAGGTTGGAGCAGCTGAAGAAGGCGACGGACAGAATACAGAAGGAGATCGAAGAGGTCACGGAGAGGGAGCACGAGCTACGGAACGTGGGCAGCATTAAGACCACgtcccacgagacggtggattCCAAG GTGCGTCGAATGCCTCAAGCATTGGCTTCCGGTAAATTGAAGAGAACAACGTCCACCCCGCAGATCCTGGAAGCGGTCAGTCTGACGCAGACGACGCCATCCTTCACGCCAAAGATGACCAACGGAGTGATATCGAGTCGCACCACCCCCACGCCTCTGCGGTTTGCCACTGCGCCCAGCCAGAAAGGGTTGATGCACAGGTTTCTCGCCACCCGGGGGAAAATTTACAAGCCGAAATCTGCGGTGAACGACACGCTGACACCACCCACAACGCCAACAATCGCCCTGAACCCGTTGAGCATCACAGCGTTCAACAGAAGCTTGACCATTCAACTGGAACCGGACGACGAGCCCAAGAAACCACCGGTCAGGAAGGGTTACGTCCCGGTGGAAGAGAAAATACAGAAAGAACTGCATGAAATGAAGGAACGGGAAAACGAACTCAG attAATGCGGTCGCAGATGCTAGCGAAGTCTCAGCCAAATCTGTTGGACATTGGAAACGACAATGATTCTGATATATACGATGGCTCGAGTTCATTAAGAAGTGGCACTTCGTCGAACACTTTAAACGAGGACGAAGTAGAAAAGGAAAGCAAAGGGAAACACAAG ccGAATCCACGACGTCGCAGCACCCTTATAGCACAATGGGAGAACCTGATAGCTGCAAAACGGCAAACCAACGATAATGgcaatgaaaatgatttaaacTTCTGA